One Deltaproteobacteria bacterium HGW-Deltaproteobacteria-2 genomic window carries:
- a CDS encoding 2-hydroxyglutaryl-CoA dehydratase, giving the protein MLTVGIDIGSITTKIAMMDSGKLLHTDVALSGYDMDKAWRDIYAKMLQSTGKKEKDIGCIISTGYGRNIVDAAQKKITEITCHAAGAKYFYPKVKSVIDIGGQDSKFIKMDDNGSVADFVMNDKCAAGTGRFLEVMARALHVEIKDFADMSKKAKNSVTISSMCTVFAESEVISLIAKGESRENIISGIHDSIASRMMSMMNRSGVVNPIVMTGGVSKNIGMRQALEKKIGMNIDVPEHAQICGAIGAAILGDKK; this is encoded by the coding sequence ATGCTGACTGTTGGAATAGATATCGGTTCCATAACCACGAAGATAGCCATGATGGATAGCGGCAAGCTTTTGCACACGGACGTGGCTTTAAGCGGCTACGACATGGACAAGGCCTGGCGCGACATTTACGCCAAGATGCTCCAAAGTACCGGTAAAAAGGAAAAAGACATAGGCTGTATTATTTCCACCGGATATGGCAGGAATATTGTTGATGCCGCTCAGAAGAAAATTACCGAAATCACCTGCCACGCGGCTGGAGCAAAGTATTTTTATCCCAAAGTTAAATCCGTCATTGACATCGGCGGGCAGGACAGCAAGTTCATTAAGATGGACGATAATGGCAGTGTTGCCGATTTTGTGATGAACGACAAGTGTGCCGCCGGGACAGGACGATTCCTCGAGGTGATGGCGCGCGCTCTGCATGTGGAAATCAAAGATTTTGCCGACATGTCGAAGAAGGCGAAAAATTCGGTTACCATCAGCAGCATGTGCACGGTATTTGCGGAATCGGAAGTCATCTCGCTGATTGCCAAGGGCGAAAGCAGAGAGAACATCATTTCGGGCATTCATGACTCCATAGCCTCCAGGATGATGTCCATGATGAACCGCTCTGGAGTAGTCAATCCGATTGTTATGACCGGCGGGGTGTCGAAGAATATCGGCATGAGACAGGCTCTGGAGAAAAAAATCGGAATGAATATCGATGTTCCGGAACATGCGCAGATTTGCGGAGCTATCGGTGCGGCGATACTGGGCGATAAAAAATAG
- a CDS encoding acyl-CoA dehydrogenase, translated as MFDYMMTKEQIKIRDEARDLVKWVPRQMILDMDTDKIKFPKEFLQEAGRRNLLGCRYPKKWGGRDMDWVTTCMLMEEVGTLGYEMACVFGVGAELVCDAIIQHGTDQQKEKYVKPLLKGEIFAAECLTEPRGGSDFFGATTKAEDKGDHYLLNGQKRFIVGAEGADFFLVYAKTHPEAKPQEAITCFIVDRTEGIEVKYLYGLMGCRGGGTGRIIFRNVKVPKENVVGKVQGAYAVFNTMMIPERLGTASMTIGAARPALEIATNYTSRRKAFGQVIAQFEGVSFQIAEAAMLLDAARAMAYVTARAVDDGADMHRIRRMVSQSKKFITESCQKVVHNSMQVMGGIAYTNVFPIERIYRDVRLASIWTGTSEVMSMITAHEWYREYLMQKAKQDTRDFEQDAQEACEEEKIYDDDDMWNKGW; from the coding sequence ATGTTCGATTACATGATGACCAAAGAGCAAATCAAGATAAGGGATGAGGCAAGGGATCTGGTTAAATGGGTGCCCCGTCAGATGATTCTGGATATGGATACGGATAAGATCAAATTTCCGAAGGAATTTTTGCAGGAAGCCGGCAGGCGAAATTTACTGGGGTGCCGTTATCCGAAAAAATGGGGCGGCCGTGATATGGATTGGGTGACCACGTGTATGCTGATGGAAGAGGTGGGAACTCTGGGTTATGAAATGGCTTGTGTTTTCGGAGTAGGCGCGGAACTCGTCTGTGACGCGATTATACAGCACGGTACTGATCAGCAAAAAGAAAAATATGTAAAGCCTCTCTTGAAGGGAGAAATTTTTGCGGCGGAGTGTCTGACCGAACCGCGCGGCGGTTCTGATTTCTTCGGTGCGACAACCAAAGCTGAGGATAAAGGCGATCATTATCTTTTAAACGGTCAAAAACGGTTTATTGTCGGTGCCGAAGGAGCGGACTTTTTTCTCGTCTATGCCAAAACTCATCCCGAAGCCAAACCGCAGGAAGCTATTACCTGCTTTATTGTTGATCGAACCGAAGGCATAGAAGTTAAATATTTATATGGTTTGATGGGATGTCGTGGTGGCGGAACCGGTCGTATTATATTTCGCAATGTGAAAGTTCCCAAAGAGAATGTGGTGGGAAAGGTTCAGGGTGCCTACGCTGTTTTTAATACTATGATGATACCGGAGCGTTTGGGAACAGCCTCCATGACCATCGGCGCTGCCCGTCCCGCTCTGGAAATTGCCACTAATTATACATCCAGACGAAAAGCGTTTGGCCAGGTAATTGCGCAATTCGAAGGCGTGAGCTTTCAGATTGCCGAAGCCGCGATGCTGCTGGATGCTGCACGTGCCATGGCTTATGTTACAGCGCGGGCAGTGGATGATGGCGCGGATATGCACCGGATACGGCGCATGGTATCGCAGAGCAAAAAGTTTATTACCGAATCGTGTCAGAAAGTTGTTCATAATTCCATGCAGGTGATGGGCGGAATCGCCTATACCAATGTTTTTCCCATAGAACGAATCTATCGTGATGTTCGTCTGGCTTCCATCTGGACAGGCACCAGCGAAGTCATGTCCATGATCACCGCTCATGAATGGTACCGTGAATATTTGATGCAAAAAGCAAAGCAAGATACCCGCGATTTCGAACAAGACGCACAGGAAGCCTGCGAAGAAGAGAAAATCTATGACGATGATGATATGTGGAATAAAGGGTGGTAA
- a CDS encoding NADH:flavin oxidoreductase encodes MTEVFTKSTIAGIEFNNKIFRSATFEGLSDQEGRPTKKLSDLYLKLAKGEVGAIITGLIGVQKKGRTTSRMCMLDRDDLIDDYKQINDKLKEYGVPVIAQLAHGGGQCDKIASGGFNLAPSIKFYSLTNKFSQVLSEENIIDVIDCFISAIERAKKAGFSGVQLHAAHGYLLSEFLSGGLNRRKDKWGGSTENSFRIIAEIMKGARQRVGNYPILAKFSAYDYLKNGISMDEALRIAVMFQKAGIDALEVSSGANDGLNTIRAEKLPSDSIIANMLPIKINSEIMKRVLRRIMPLFVKRYDPIYNYNVAAAEKIKKKVDIPVIAVGGIRNINDINSIINKNKADYVAMCRPFIIEPNLVKKFKEGKQDNSKCIDCCYCMFGVVNNPLRCYYGKLPA; translated from the coding sequence ATGACAGAAGTCTTTACAAAAAGCACAATCGCCGGCATCGAATTTAATAATAAAATATTCCGTTCTGCAACATTTGAAGGTCTTTCCGATCAGGAAGGAAGGCCCACTAAGAAGCTGTCAGATCTGTATTTAAAACTGGCCAAAGGTGAGGTCGGCGCGATAATAACGGGGCTAATCGGTGTTCAGAAAAAGGGAAGAACCACTTCCCGAATGTGTATGCTCGACAGGGATGATTTAATTGATGATTATAAACAAATAAATGATAAGCTAAAAGAATATGGCGTACCGGTTATCGCCCAGCTTGCGCACGGAGGCGGACAATGCGATAAAATTGCGTCCGGCGGCTTTAACCTTGCGCCATCGATAAAATTTTATTCTCTGACAAATAAATTTTCACAGGTTCTTTCAGAAGAAAATATTATTGACGTAATCGATTGCTTCATAAGCGCTATTGAAAGAGCGAAAAAGGCAGGATTCTCGGGAGTGCAACTCCATGCGGCTCACGGATACCTTCTTTCTGAATTTTTATCAGGCGGGCTGAACAGGAGAAAAGACAAATGGGGAGGCTCAACGGAAAACAGCTTCAGGATAATCGCCGAGATAATGAAAGGCGCAAGGCAGCGTGTCGGCAACTATCCGATACTGGCCAAGTTCAGTGCCTATGATTATTTAAAAAATGGCATCAGCATGGATGAAGCATTGCGCATCGCGGTTATGTTTCAAAAAGCCGGAATTGACGCACTGGAAGTATCGAGCGGAGCAAACGACGGACTGAACACTATCAGGGCAGAAAAATTACCGTCTGACTCGATAATAGCCAATATGCTTCCAATAAAAATAAACTCTGAAATAATGAAAAGAGTGCTGAGAAGAATAATGCCTCTTTTTGTAAAAAGATATGACCCGATTTATAATTACAACGTTGCTGCGGCTGAAAAAATCAAAAAGAAAGTAGACATTCCGGTTATTGCTGTCGGAGGGATAAGAAACATCAACGACATCAATTCCATCATCAACAAAAATAAAGCTGACTACGTTGCCATGTGCAGGCCTTTTATCATTGAACCTAATCTGGTGAAAAAATTCAAAGAAGGAAAACAGGACAATTCAAAATGCATCGACTGCTGCTACTGTATGTTCGGGGTGGTGAATAATCCTCTCCGATGTTATTATGGTAAACTGCCGGCGTAA
- a CDS encoding enoyl-CoA hydratase/isomerase family protein: protein MEYKYLKTRREKSTLWVEIKNPPVNFLTVAMLEELFDLVKQVSRDDSVRVFILTGGLEDIYIMHFSIPELLTLSTDNKKLLLNLFVKSKITGAIFKYVTTSTNWLMDCFGWYETLMLKLAKFMSGYSSSLYLWFIMQRVYFAIERLNKITIAAINGNCNGGGTELSACFDFRLMVGDQGFTLGQPEVLINIVPGGGSSQRLPRLIGRAKALEFMLRGNQMNAGEAQRIGLITGFFDKAEFKKRVQEFADLMSKRPMTAVDAIKKCVHDGMETTLRHGLSIEMEQSLRCLDNKETIEAMQAYINYLDRNVIPAVGKNTTTGDINRIVQETVKHLEEGKLYTFKH from the coding sequence ATGGAATATAAATACTTGAAAACACGGCGTGAAAAATCAACTCTTTGGGTTGAAATAAAAAATCCGCCGGTAAATTTTTTGACCGTGGCCATGCTTGAAGAACTGTTTGATCTGGTCAAGCAGGTATCCCGGGATGATTCCGTCAGAGTTTTCATTCTGACCGGCGGCTTGGAAGATATTTACATCATGCACTTCTCGATTCCCGAATTACTCACTTTATCAACAGATAATAAAAAATTACTTCTCAATCTTTTCGTAAAATCAAAAATAACAGGCGCCATTTTTAAATATGTAACTACATCCACCAACTGGCTGATGGATTGTTTCGGATGGTACGAAACGTTGATGCTGAAATTAGCCAAATTCATGAGCGGTTATTCTTCAAGTCTTTATCTGTGGTTTATCATGCAGAGAGTTTACTTTGCGATTGAGCGGCTCAACAAAATTACAATTGCGGCTATCAACGGTAATTGCAACGGTGGTGGCACCGAACTTTCTGCATGTTTCGATTTCCGCTTGATGGTGGGTGACCAGGGATTCACACTCGGACAACCGGAGGTGCTGATAAACATAGTGCCCGGCGGCGGCTCTTCGCAGAGACTTCCGCGGCTGATCGGCAGAGCCAAGGCGCTCGAGTTCATGCTGCGTGGCAATCAGATGAATGCCGGGGAAGCCCAGCGCATCGGTTTAATCACGGGATTTTTCGATAAGGCAGAGTTTAAAAAACGCGTGCAGGAATTTGCCGACCTGATGAGCAAGCGCCCCATGACGGCCGTGGACGCGATTAAAAAATGTGTCCATGACGGTATGGAAACAACCTTAAGGCACGGATTGAGCATTGAGATGGAACAAAGCCTCCGCTGCCTGGATAATAAGGAAACAATCGAAGCCATGCAGGCCTATATCAACTATCTGGATAGAAATGTTATTCCCGCTGTCGGTAAAAATACCACAACCGGGGATATCAATAGAATTGTGCAGGAAACGGTGAAGCATTTGGAAGAGGGAAAACTCTACACCTTCAAACATTGA